TTAGACAGCTATTTCTTTAAAAAGATACAGTTAAAAAATAAAAGCCTACTTACTACTAATGAAAAACACCCGTTTTTAACCGTTTATAACCTCATTAAACTTTACTTATTGATATATTTTTCTATTTTAGCCGATAAAGCCAGTAAATTTTAACCAATTACAAACTAAACTATATTACAAAATGAAAAAAGGAATTTTAATATTTATAGGTGTATTCACCTTAACATTTAACACCAAAGCTCAAGATGGTTTTGAGGAAATTATATTAGGAGGACAAGAGGATGCTAAAAAAATTCTTGAAGGCTATTTTGCTCCTGCAATGGAAGGTTTTATATACTCTATGAATAATGGATGGGCACACACTGCCAAAGTACATAAAGTTTTAGGATTCGATTTAACTATCGGAGCAAGTGGCGCTTTAGTTCCTTCATCTAAAGAAATATTTACCGCAACCGGACTTACACATAATACAAATAATGACGGGGTTTATACAGGGCCAACATTAATGGGAGAAGGTGAAGGAAACACGTATACCGTAACAAAAGATGGAGAAACAATCTCTATACAAATGCCAGGAGGTATTGCAGAAGACTTACCCGTAAGCGCTGTACCCGCACCAACATTACAATTAAACATAGGTTTACCTTACAAATTTGAAGCAATGGTTAGATATTTCCCTGAAACAGATTTTGGTGATGATGGAGGAAGCGCAAAAATGATAGGATTAGGTTTAAAGAAAGAAATTACCAGCTGGTTTGGACCTTTAGACAAACTACCTCTACATGTATCTTTACTTGCATCTTACACTACTTTAAACGTAATATATGGTTTTGAAAACACTGACAATGAAGAACTCGACATAGATAACGGAGCTGCAGAATTTGATTTAAAAGCATTTAATGTACAAGCATTGGCTTCGTTAAACTTTCCAATTATAAATGTTTATGGAGGTATTGGTTATGGTTCTGGAAACAGCGACTTTAAAATGACCGGAACGTATACTTACGATAAAGGAGGTTCTAATGAAGAAGAATTAACTCCACCAGATTTAAAATTTTCTGCAGCAAGTTTTAAAACAACTCTTGGAGCAAGATTAAGCTTAGGTTTCTTTAAAATATTTGCAGATTACACTCTACAAGAATACAATACAGTTTCGGCAGGTATTGCATTTAGTATTAGATAGAAAAGCTCGAAATCCTTTTCGCAAAAAGACACCTTTTTAAGGTGTCTTTTTGCTTTTAAAGAACTAAAATCTTAAGTAAATTTCGTATTTTTGTTAGAGTTAAAATTTATTATAAATCTTAAAATTATATATATGAAAGTTTCAGTAGTAGGAGCAGGTGCAGTAGGAGCAAGTTGTGCAGAATACATCGCAATTAAAAACTTCGCAGCAGAAGTAGTTATTTTAGACATTAAAGAAGGTTTTGCCGAGGGTAAAGCAATGGACTTAATGCAAACTGCCTCTTTAAATGGTTTTGATACAAAAATAACAGGAAGCACAAGTGATTATTCTAAAACAGCAAATTCTGATGTTTGTATAATTACCTCTGGTATTCCTCGTAAACCAGGAATGACACGTGAAGAATTAATTGGAATTAATGCAGGAATTGTAAAAACAGTTTCAGCAAACTTAATAGAACATTCTCCAAATACAATTATTATTGTAGTATCGAATCCAATGGATACGATGACATATTTAGTTCATAAAACTACTGGCTTACCAAAAAATAAAATTATTGGAATGGGTGGTGCTTTAGATTCTGCTCGTTTTAAATACAGATTAGCTGAAGCTTTAGGAGCTCCTATTTCTGATGTTGACGGTATGGTTATTGGTGGTCACTCAGATAAAGGAATGGTACCATTAATTGGAAAAGCAGCTAGAAATAGTGTTGTTGTTTCAGAGTTTTTATCTGAAGAACGTATGGATCAAGTTGTACAAGACACTAAAGTTGGTGGTGCAACCCTTACTGGTTTATTAGGTACTTCTGCTTGGTACGCTCCAGGTGCAGCAGTTTCTGCAATGGTGCAAGCAATTGCTTGTGATACTAAAAAAATATTCCCTTGTTCTGCATTATTAGAAGGTGAATTTGGTTTAAGCGATTTATCAATTGGTGTACCTTGTGTATTAGGTGCTAACGGAATTGAAAAAATTGTTGAAATTAGCTTAACAGATGCTGAAAAAGCAAAATTAGTAGAATCTGCAGCTGGTGTAAAAGCAACTAACGGTTTATTAGAATTATAAATCTATTAATAGATTTTATCTAACACCGCATTTAATATTTAAAAGCCTCAAAGACATTTTCTTTGAGGTTTTTTTATACTTCACTATTTGTTAGAAACAGCGTTTATCAAAATAAAAAGCTCCACTCCTATTACATTAAACTTAGTCCGTATACTTTTTCTAAAACCATAATAATTTCAAAGATTTATACTGTACTTAAAACATCAATAATCAATCTTCTTATAGATTTACAGATAACATGTATCTTAGCATTCTAATTATTGAAAAAGTGAAAAAGCAAACACATACTCTTTTAAAAAACATATACGGTTACGAGAATTTTCGTCCTTTACAAGAAGAAATTATAGACAGAACCCTAGAAGGAAAAGACAGTTTTGTATTAATGCCAACTGGAGGAGGAAAATCTATCTGTTTTCAAATCCCCGCATTAATTTTTGATGGAATTACCATTGTAGTTTCCCCACTTATTTCATTAATGAAAGACCAAGTACAAGCTTTAAAGGCAAACGGAATAAAAGCGGATTTCTTTAACAGCTCTAATTCTCCACAAGAGGAAAACGAAGTCATAAATAAAGCAATCAATCAAGAAATACAATTATTATATTTATCACCAGAAAAATTAATATCAGTAAGCAATACCTGGTTAAAAGAACTCAACATAAAACTAGTAGCTATTGACGAAGCCCATTGTGTAAGTATGTGGGGACATGATTTTAGACCTGAATATACACAACTAAAAGTATTTAGAAATTCTATACCACACGTACCTTTTATGGCATTAACCGCCACGGCGGATAAATCTGCTAGAAAAGATATAGAAACTCAACTAGGTTTAACAAATTCAAAATTATTTATTTCTTCTTTTGACCGAAAAAACTTAAGTATAGAAGTAAGAGGACAAGTACAGAAAAAGAAAAAACTACAAGAAATTACCAGTTTTATAAAACGAAGAAAAAACGAAAGCGGTATTATTTATTGTTTAAGCAGAAAAAATACAGAGGAAGTAGCAAACTACCTTAAAAAAGAAGGGCATTCTGTTGCATTTTATCATGCAGGAATGAATCATGAAGAAAGAGAAAGCACGCAAACCGATTTTATAAATGACGATGTAAAAATAGTGGTTGCCACTATCGCCTTTGGGATGGGAATTGACAAATCGAATGTTCGTTTTGTAATTCATTATAATTTACCAAAAAACCTAGAAGGTTATTATCAAGAAATAGGAAGAGCAGGAAGAGATGGATTACCATCAGAAACCATTTTATACTACAACATGAGAGATTTTGTGTTGTACAGCCAATTTGCAGATGGCGGCGCAAACAGTGCCATGCAAAAAGAAAAACTAAATAGGATGCTTCAGTTTGCAGAAGCAAAATCATGCAGAAGAAAAATATTATTATCCTATTTTGGAGAACACCTTACTGAAAATTGCGGCAATTGTGATGTTTGCGAAAATCCACCTCAAGATTTTGACGGTACTGTTTTAACTCAAAAGGCACTTTCGGGAATTGCTAGAATGAAAGAAAAAGACGGAATTACCATGTTAATAAATGTATTACGAGGCAGTAATAATGCAGACATTCACACAAAACAGTATTACAATTTAAA
The nucleotide sequence above comes from Polaribacter butkevichii. Encoded proteins:
- a CDS encoding DUF6588 family protein is translated as MKKGILIFIGVFTLTFNTKAQDGFEEIILGGQEDAKKILEGYFAPAMEGFIYSMNNGWAHTAKVHKVLGFDLTIGASGALVPSSKEIFTATGLTHNTNNDGVYTGPTLMGEGEGNTYTVTKDGETISIQMPGGIAEDLPVSAVPAPTLQLNIGLPYKFEAMVRYFPETDFGDDGGSAKMIGLGLKKEITSWFGPLDKLPLHVSLLASYTTLNVIYGFENTDNEELDIDNGAAEFDLKAFNVQALASLNFPIINVYGGIGYGSGNSDFKMTGTYTYDKGGSNEEELTPPDLKFSAASFKTTLGARLSLGFFKIFADYTLQEYNTVSAGIAFSIR
- a CDS encoding malate dehydrogenase — protein: MKVSVVGAGAVGASCAEYIAIKNFAAEVVILDIKEGFAEGKAMDLMQTASLNGFDTKITGSTSDYSKTANSDVCIITSGIPRKPGMTREELIGINAGIVKTVSANLIEHSPNTIIIVVSNPMDTMTYLVHKTTGLPKNKIIGMGGALDSARFKYRLAEALGAPISDVDGMVIGGHSDKGMVPLIGKAARNSVVVSEFLSEERMDQVVQDTKVGGATLTGLLGTSAWYAPGAAVSAMVQAIACDTKKIFPCSALLEGEFGLSDLSIGVPCVLGANGIEKIVEISLTDAEKAKLVESAAGVKATNGLLEL
- the recQ gene encoding DNA helicase RecQ; translated protein: MKKQTHTLLKNIYGYENFRPLQEEIIDRTLEGKDSFVLMPTGGGKSICFQIPALIFDGITIVVSPLISLMKDQVQALKANGIKADFFNSSNSPQEENEVINKAINQEIQLLYLSPEKLISVSNTWLKELNIKLVAIDEAHCVSMWGHDFRPEYTQLKVFRNSIPHVPFMALTATADKSARKDIETQLGLTNSKLFISSFDRKNLSIEVRGQVQKKKKLQEITSFIKRRKNESGIIYCLSRKNTEEVANYLKKEGHSVAFYHAGMNHEERESTQTDFINDDVKIVVATIAFGMGIDKSNVRFVIHYNLPKNLEGYYQEIGRAGRDGLPSETILYYNMRDFVLYSQFADGGANSAMQKEKLNRMLQFAEAKSCRRKILLSYFGEHLTENCGNCDVCENPPQDFDGTVLTQKALSGIARMKEKDGITMLINVLRGSNNADIHTKQYYNLKTYGIGKDVSFFDWRDYVIQMANQGLIEIMYSENSALKISPIGWEVLKGEKKIRLTTPVKIDDKQKKEKAPKITTEGETNKDLFTELKKIRYAISKEEKMPAYIIFNDKTLKLMASELPTTENEFLAISGVGMNKMEKYGEEFMTVIRKFKNVAKPRKITTIQKTFNLYNSGLNPAEIAEERSLSITTIFSHLSQLYMEGKNVNLEKLVDKKVVDKVRVAFNELDRKIELKPIYDKLNEEVSYGEIRLSITLILKNE